The Desertifilum tharense IPPAS B-1220 DNA segment CCGCCGCAACCCCGCTACACTGAGGATTGTAAAGATGCGTTGAGATTAAATTATGGACGCTGCTACACTCTGGCAACGTTACCAGGATTGGCTGTATTACCACGAAGGTTTAGAGTTTTACGTTGATATTAGTCGAATGCGGTTTGATGAGGCCTTCGTCGAAGCGATGAAGCCGAGATTTGCCAAAGCATTCGAGGATATGGCAGCCTTAGAGAAAGGAGCGATCGCCAACCCCGATGAAGACCGGATGGTGGGACATTATTGGCTGCGACATTCCCAACTCGCCCCTACAGCCGAAATTCAACAAGAAATTGAAGACACGCTTGTTCAAATTGAAACCTTTGCCCGCAAAATCCATTCTGGAGACATTCACCCTCCCGATGCGGCCAAGTTTACGGATATTCTCTCAATTGGGATTGGCGGATCGGCACTCGGCCCGCAATTTGTCGCCGAAGCTTTAGCGCCCTCTTCCCCGCCAATGGAGATTCATTTTATCGATAACTCCGATCCGGCGGGAATTGATGCAATTTTACTCCAACTTGAAGATAAGCTAGCCAGTACCCTCGTTATCGCCATTTCTAAATCCGGGGGAACGCCAGAAACGCGCAACGGTACGATTGAAGTCCAAAAGGCGTTTGAGTCGCAAAGCCGAAATTTTGCCGCCCATGCGATCGCCATTACCAGCAAAGGCAGTAAACTAGACCAACAAGCCAAAGCAGAAGGCTGGTTAACCACCTTCCCCATGTTTGACTGGATTGGCGGACGAACCTCAGAACTCTCCGCCGTCGGCTTAGTAGACGCCGCCTTGCAAGGGATTGACATCCGGGCGATGCTAGCCGGGGCCAAAGAAATGGACGAAGCTACCCGCATCCCCGATATTAAAACCAATCCCGCCGCCCTACTCGCCCTAAGCTGGTACTCCGCAGGTAATGGCAAAGGCGAGAAAGATATGGTAGTTCTCCCTTATAAAGATTCTCTGTTGCTGTTCAGTCGCTATCTGCAACAGTTGGTGATGGAATCGTTAGGGAAAGAAAAAGACCTCGATGGCAATATCGTTCATCAAGGGATTGCTGTCTATGGTAACAAGGGTTCTACCGACCAACACGCCTACGTTCAGCAATTGCGAGAAGGGGTTCCTAATTTCTTCGCCACGCTGATTGAAGTGTTAGAAGATCGTCAAGGCAACTCCCCAGAAATCGATCCCGGCGTCACCTCTGGCGACTATCTATCCGGTTTCTTGCAAGGAACGCGCAAAGCCTTATACGAAAAC contains these protein-coding regions:
- a CDS encoding glucose-6-phosphate isomerase, translated to MDAATLWQRYQDWLYYHEGLEFYVDISRMRFDEAFVEAMKPRFAKAFEDMAALEKGAIANPDEDRMVGHYWLRHSQLAPTAEIQQEIEDTLVQIETFARKIHSGDIHPPDAAKFTDILSIGIGGSALGPQFVAEALAPSSPPMEIHFIDNSDPAGIDAILLQLEDKLASTLVIAISKSGGTPETRNGTIEVQKAFESQSRNFAAHAIAITSKGSKLDQQAKAEGWLTTFPMFDWIGGRTSELSAVGLVDAALQGIDIRAMLAGAKEMDEATRIPDIKTNPAALLALSWYSAGNGKGEKDMVVLPYKDSLLLFSRYLQQLVMESLGKEKDLDGNIVHQGIAVYGNKGSTDQHAYVQQLREGVPNFFATLIEVLEDRQGNSPEIDPGVTSGDYLSGFLQGTRKALYENHRDSITVTIPQVNPRTVGALIALYERAVGLYGFLVNVNAYHQPGVEAGKKAAADILALQNQVMAVLKSQKQASSLVELAAAIGQPQEVEAIYKIIRHLAANHRGIHIEGSLGKPSSLKVALG